One Micromonospora sp. WMMD1120 genomic region harbors:
- a CDS encoding bifunctional riboflavin kinase/FAD synthetase, whose protein sequence is MQRWRGYDAAPGGWGRAVVTIGVFDGVHKGHQATIGHTVARARELGVRSVVVTFDPHPAEVVRPGSHPAVLTEPARKAELIEALGVDVLCVVPFTPEFSRLPAEQFVHDVLVEHLHAALVVVGGNFRFGHRAAGDVALLERLGRTFGFGVEGAPLVAEDGTVFSSTYIRSCVDAGDVGAAAAALGRPHRLEGVVVRGDQRGRELGFPTANLLCHRYAAVPADGVYAARMIRRGQREPLLAAVSVGTNPTFSGRERRVEAYALDFSGDLYGERLALDFVAHLRGQIRYDSIEPLIAQMNQDVARTRTALA, encoded by the coding sequence ATGCAGCGGTGGCGGGGTTACGACGCGGCGCCCGGTGGGTGGGGGCGCGCGGTCGTCACCATCGGCGTCTTCGACGGCGTGCACAAGGGGCACCAGGCGACCATCGGGCACACCGTGGCCCGAGCCCGGGAGCTGGGCGTGCGGTCGGTGGTGGTCACCTTCGACCCGCACCCCGCCGAGGTGGTCCGCCCCGGTTCGCACCCGGCGGTGCTGACCGAGCCGGCCCGCAAGGCGGAGCTGATCGAGGCCCTGGGCGTGGACGTGCTCTGCGTGGTGCCGTTCACCCCGGAGTTCTCCCGGCTGCCGGCCGAGCAGTTCGTGCACGACGTCCTGGTCGAGCACCTGCACGCGGCGCTTGTGGTGGTGGGCGGCAACTTCCGCTTCGGTCACCGGGCCGCGGGCGACGTGGCCCTGTTGGAGCGGCTGGGCCGGACCTTCGGCTTCGGGGTCGAGGGCGCTCCGCTGGTCGCCGAGGACGGCACCGTCTTCTCCTCCACGTACATCCGCTCCTGCGTCGACGCGGGCGACGTGGGCGCGGCGGCCGCGGCGCTGGGCCGCCCGCACCGGCTGGAGGGCGTCGTGGTCCGGGGCGACCAACGGGGGCGGGAACTCGGCTTCCCGACCGCCAACCTGCTCTGCCACCGGTACGCGGCGGTGCCCGCCGACGGCGTGTACGCGGCCCGGATGATCCGCCGCGGGCAGCGTGAGCCCCTGCTGGCGGCCGTGTCCGTGGGCACCAACCCGACCTTCTCCGGCCGGGAGCGGCGGGTCGAGGCGTACGCGCTGGACTTCAGCGGCGACCTGTACGGCGAGCGGCTGGCCCTGGACTTCGTGGCGCACCTGCGCGGTCAGATCCGGTACGACTCGATCGAGCCGCTGATCGCCCAGATGAACCAGGACGTCGCCCGTACCCGGACCGCGCTGGCCTGA
- the rpsO gene encoding 30S ribosomal protein S15 codes for MALDQEAKASIRAEYATAEGDTGSPEVQVAVLTKRIAELTEHLKVHKHDHHSRRGLLLLVGRRRRLLNYVQKKDINRYRSLIERLGLRR; via the coding sequence ATGGCGCTCGACCAGGAAGCCAAGGCCAGCATCCGCGCGGAGTACGCGACCGCCGAGGGCGACACCGGTTCGCCGGAGGTCCAGGTCGCGGTCCTCACCAAGCGGATCGCCGAGCTGACCGAGCACCTGAAGGTGCACAAGCACGACCACCACAGCCGCCGTGGGCTGCTGCTGCTGGTCGGCCGTCGCCGTCGGCTGCTCAACTACGTCCAGAAGAAGGACATCAACCGCTACCGGTCGCTCATCGAGCGGCTCGGTCTGCGCCGGTGA
- a CDS encoding polyribonucleotide nucleotidyltransferase: protein MTETKLGTESRTAVIDNGSFGTREITFSTGRLARQAAGSVIAQLGETVVLSATTAGKHPKEQFDFFPLTVDVEERMYAAGRIPGSFFRREGRPSEDAILTCRLIDRPLRPSFVKGLRNEVQVVETVLALDPQHPYDVVAINAASMSTKLSGLPFSGPIGATRVAHIDGQWVAFPTLEELARATFDMVVAGRTLEDGEVAIMMVEAEATPNAVTLISAGATAPTEEVVASGLEAAKPAIRELCRAQSELAEVAAKPVTEFPVFLDYQDDAYDAVAELARGEVAEALTIAGKADREEALDRVKARVAEELGARFEGREKELSAAFRSLTKSEVRNRVLREQVRIDGRGPRDIRPLSAEVGVLPRVHGSALFERGETQILGVTTLNMLRMEQMVDTLSPENRKRYMHNYNFPPYSTGETGRVGSPKRREIGHGALAERALIPVLPSREEFPYAIRQVSEALGSNGSTSMGSVCASTLGLLSAGVPLKAPVAGIAMGLISDEVDGKTQYVTLTDILGAEDAFGDMDFKVAGTPEFVTALQLDTKLNGIPSDVLAAALQQANEARQVILGVMKAAIEAPAEMSDHAPRVTTVKIPVDKIGMVIGPKGQTINAIQDETGAEISIEDDGTIYVGATNGPAAQAAVDRINGIANPTLPKQGERFLGTVVKTAAFGAFISLLPGRDGLLHISKVGDGKRVERVEDFLNVGDRVEVEIADIDARGKIYLDKVRPEGAEAPAAGEAAGGDRPAGRDRGDRGPRDRGDRDRGGRGPERGDRGEGGGGEGGEGGERPRRRTRHS, encoded by the coding sequence ATGACCGAGACCAAACTCGGCACCGAATCCCGCACCGCGGTGATCGACAACGGGTCGTTCGGCACCCGTGAGATCACCTTCTCCACCGGCCGGCTGGCCCGCCAGGCCGCCGGTTCCGTCATCGCCCAGCTGGGCGAGACGGTGGTCCTCTCCGCCACGACCGCCGGTAAGCACCCGAAGGAGCAGTTCGACTTCTTCCCGCTGACCGTCGACGTCGAGGAGCGGATGTACGCCGCGGGCCGCATCCCCGGCTCGTTCTTCCGCCGTGAGGGTCGGCCCAGCGAGGACGCGATCCTCACCTGCCGGCTGATCGACCGGCCGCTGCGCCCGTCCTTCGTGAAGGGCCTGCGCAACGAGGTCCAGGTCGTCGAGACCGTCCTCGCGCTCGACCCGCAGCACCCGTACGACGTCGTGGCGATCAACGCCGCCTCGATGTCGACCAAGCTCTCCGGCCTGCCGTTCTCCGGCCCGATCGGCGCGACCCGGGTCGCGCACATCGACGGCCAGTGGGTCGCCTTCCCGACCCTCGAGGAGCTGGCCCGCGCCACCTTCGACATGGTCGTCGCCGGTCGTACCCTCGAGGACGGCGAGGTCGCGATCATGATGGTCGAGGCCGAGGCCACCCCGAACGCCGTCACGCTGATCTCGGCCGGTGCCACCGCCCCGACCGAGGAGGTCGTCGCCAGCGGTCTGGAGGCCGCCAAGCCGGCCATCCGCGAGCTGTGCCGCGCGCAGAGCGAGCTGGCCGAGGTCGCCGCCAAGCCGGTCACCGAGTTCCCGGTCTTCCTGGACTACCAGGACGACGCCTACGACGCGGTGGCCGAGCTGGCCCGCGGCGAGGTCGCCGAGGCGCTCACCATCGCCGGCAAGGCCGACCGTGAGGAGGCCCTGGACCGGGTCAAGGCCCGGGTCGCCGAGGAGCTGGGCGCCCGCTTCGAGGGGCGCGAGAAGGAGCTGTCCGCGGCCTTCCGGTCGCTGACCAAGTCCGAGGTGCGCAACCGGGTCCTGCGGGAGCAGGTTCGCATCGACGGTCGTGGCCCGCGCGACATCCGGCCGCTGTCCGCCGAGGTGGGCGTGCTGCCCCGGGTGCACGGCTCGGCGCTGTTCGAGCGCGGCGAGACCCAGATCCTGGGTGTCACCACGCTGAACATGCTCCGCATGGAGCAGATGGTGGACACGCTGTCCCCGGAGAACCGCAAGCGCTACATGCACAACTACAACTTCCCGCCGTACTCGACCGGTGAGACCGGCCGGGTCGGTTCGCCGAAGCGTCGCGAGATCGGTCACGGCGCCCTCGCCGAGCGCGCGCTGATCCCGGTGCTCCCGTCGCGCGAGGAGTTCCCGTACGCCATCCGGCAGGTCTCCGAGGCGCTCGGCTCCAACGGCTCCACCTCGATGGGTTCGGTCTGCGCCTCGACGCTGGGCCTGCTCTCCGCCGGTGTGCCGCTGAAGGCGCCGGTCGCCGGCATCGCGATGGGCCTCATCTCCGACGAGGTCGACGGCAAGACCCAGTACGTGACGCTGACCGACATCCTCGGCGCCGAGGACGCGTTCGGTGACATGGACTTCAAGGTCGCCGGCACGCCGGAGTTCGTGACCGCGCTCCAGCTCGACACCAAGCTCAACGGCATCCCGTCGGACGTGCTGGCCGCCGCGCTGCAGCAGGCGAACGAGGCCCGGCAGGTCATCCTCGGGGTCATGAAGGCCGCGATCGAGGCGCCGGCCGAGATGTCGGACCACGCGCCGCGGGTCACCACCGTCAAGATCCCGGTGGACAAGATCGGCATGGTGATCGGCCCGAAGGGGCAGACCATCAACGCGATCCAGGACGAGACCGGCGCCGAGATCTCCATCGAGGACGACGGCACGATCTACGTCGGCGCCACCAACGGCCCGGCGGCCCAGGCGGCCGTCGACCGGATCAACGGGATCGCCAACCCGACCCTGCCGAAGCAGGGCGAGCGGTTCCTCGGCACCGTCGTCAAGACCGCGGCGTTCGGCGCGTTCATCTCGCTCCTGCCGGGCCGGGACGGTCTGCTGCACATCTCCAAGGTGGGCGACGGCAAGCGGGTCGAGCGCGTGGAGGACTTCCTCAACGTCGGTGACCGGGTCGAGGTCGAGATCGCGGACATCGACGCCCGCGGCAAGATCTACCTCGACAAGGTCCGCCCGGAGGGTGCCGAGGCGCCCGCCGCCGGCGAGGCCGCCGGTGGCGACCGGCCGGCCGGTCGGGACCGTGGCGACCGGGGTCCGCGTGACCGCGGTGACCGCGACCGTGGCGGGCGTGGCCCGGAGCGCGGTGACCGTGGCGAGGGTGGCGGCGGCGAGGGTGGCGAGGGCGGCGAGCGTCCGCGCCGCCGGACCCGGCACAGCTGA